Proteins encoded by one window of Blautia faecicola:
- the trmL gene encoding tRNA (uridine(34)/cytosine(34)/5-carboxymethylaminomethyluridine(34)-2'-O)-methyltransferase TrmL codes for MAKLNIVLYEPEIPSNTGNIGRTCVATGTRLHLIEPLGFRLNEKSIKRAGMDYWDDLDVTRYIDYQDFLEKNPGAKIYMASTKAPQTYTEVQYEEDAYIMFGKESGGIPEEILLENQETAIRIPMMNDIRSLNLSNSVAIVLYEALRQHNFDHMQLGGHLTKYEWK; via the coding sequence ATGGCAAAGTTAAATATTGTTCTTTATGAGCCGGAGATCCCGTCAAATACAGGAAATATCGGACGAACCTGTGTGGCAACAGGAACGAGACTGCATCTGATCGAGCCGCTGGGCTTCCGGTTAAATGAAAAATCAATCAAACGTGCAGGAATGGACTACTGGGATGATCTGGATGTCACCCGGTATATCGATTATCAGGATTTCCTGGAGAAGAATCCGGGAGCGAAGATCTATATGGCATCGACAAAAGCACCGCAGACCTATACGGAAGTGCAGTATGAGGAAGATGCCTACATTATGTTCGGAAAAGAAAGCGGCGGGATCCCGGAAGAAATCTTACTGGAAAATCAGGAGACGGCGATCCGTATTCCGATGATGAACGATATCCGTTCGCTGAATCTGAGCAATTCCGTGGCAATCGTGCTCTACGAGGCACTGCGGCAGCACAATTTTGATCATATGCAGTTGGGCGGTCATCTGACCAAGTATGAGTGGAAATAA
- a CDS encoding AIR synthase family protein — protein MKIGKLPEPVLIRSVLKQVKHRREEVLVGPAVGQDCAALEVGEDEVLVMSTDPITGTAKDLGHHSIHITANDLAAAGADPVGVMLTVMLPDTVEEPEIRKMMQDAEETCEKLHMEILGGHTEITNVVKQPLISVTGVGKMKKENLRTVSQIRPDQDIIVTKWIGLEATTILAKEKEEELKKRFPAVLVDTAKDFDQYLSVVPESRIAVKHGVSSMHDITEGGVFGAFWEMASGAGVGLEVDLKKIPIRQETVEICNYFGVNPYQIMSSGSMMIAADDGHELVRKLEQAGIHAVVVGRTNSGNDRILRNGEDVRYLDKPQPDELYKVMG, from the coding sequence ATGAAGATAGGTAAACTGCCGGAACCGGTATTGATCCGTTCGGTATTAAAACAGGTAAAACACAGAAGAGAGGAAGTCCTGGTTGGTCCGGCGGTCGGACAGGACTGCGCTGCCCTTGAGGTGGGCGAGGATGAAGTTTTGGTGATGTCCACAGATCCGATCACGGGAACCGCAAAAGATCTGGGGCATCACAGCATCCACATCACGGCAAATGATCTGGCTGCAGCCGGTGCAGATCCGGTGGGTGTGATGCTGACCGTAATGCTTCCGGATACCGTCGAAGAGCCGGAGATCCGGAAAATGATGCAGGATGCGGAAGAAACCTGCGAAAAACTGCATATGGAAATCCTCGGCGGACATACCGAGATCACAAACGTGGTAAAACAGCCACTGATCTCTGTGACCGGTGTTGGCAAAATGAAGAAAGAAAATCTGCGCACGGTATCCCAGATCCGCCCGGATCAGGATATCATCGTGACGAAATGGATCGGTCTCGAGGCAACGACGATTCTCGCGAAAGAAAAAGAAGAAGAACTCAAAAAAAGATTTCCGGCAGTTCTGGTCGATACGGCAAAAGATTTCGACCAGTATCTGTCGGTGGTACCGGAGTCACGGATCGCAGTGAAACATGGTGTATCTTCTATGCATGATATAACAGAGGGCGGCGTCTTCGGCGCGTTCTGGGAGATGGCGAGCGGAGCCGGTGTTGGTCTGGAAGTGGATCTGAAGAAAATCCCGATCCGTCAGGAAACCGTGGAAATCTGTAATTATTTCGGTGTCAATCCTTACCAGATCATGTCCAGCGGTTCCATGATGATCGCGGCGGACGATGGTCACGAACTGGTGAGAAAACTGGAACAGGCAGGTATCCATGCCGTTGTGGTAGGCCGTACCAACAGCGGTAACGACCGGATCCTGCGAAACGGTGAGGATGTCCGTTATCTGGATAAACCGCAGCCGGATGAGTTATACAAAGTAATGGGGTAA
- a CDS encoding VanW family protein, protein MKKKIMAALLAGVMMLQQPVSGWCAQNTDSAQQSETTQEGDSSEDAAAGDTEDSAAGEGTAVTEDGENGGKAADTDQDVQEEDEIPTWQAETDEVTLDTGTSNNAVTGERTILDHIYLESVDLSGMTKEEAQEAVQSRVDEITGYQIILHMDDMSTGVTAKELGVTGDNDGTIRQAMDVGQVGNVIRRYKVKKALEKEDLQLDISWQVDSDSMRTALEQYCVPMNREVVDYNLTRENDQFQITNGVRGVSLNEDASVDKLTDYLEHVWRDGPGNLDLDVEITEPKGSQEELEKVKDILGQGSTDYSASSAARATNVKNGTSKLNGKVIYPGDEVSVCDNMVPFTEENGYEPAASYANGTVVESFGGGICQVSTTLYQAVLQAELEVTERHNHSMIVKYVEPSMDAAIAEGAKDFRFVNNTEAPIYIEGYVSGGKIYFNLYGQEYRSADRTVTYESETLETINPTTELTADSEKAFGSITQTQSAHTGYKARLWKIVTENGQQVSKEEVNNSYYQMTPNKYKVGVKTSSTEASSAMYTAIANNDLNQVYVVLNRYGG, encoded by the coding sequence ATGAAGAAGAAAATAATGGCGGCCCTGCTGGCGGGAGTAATGATGTTACAGCAGCCGGTCAGCGGATGGTGCGCGCAGAATACAGACAGCGCCCAGCAGTCGGAAACGACGCAGGAGGGCGACAGTAGCGAAGATGCCGCCGCAGGAGATACAGAAGACAGCGCGGCAGGTGAAGGAACAGCTGTGACAGAGGACGGAGAGAACGGCGGGAAAGCTGCGGATACGGATCAGGATGTGCAGGAGGAAGATGAGATTCCGACCTGGCAGGCGGAAACCGATGAAGTAACCCTTGACACCGGTACATCCAACAATGCTGTCACCGGAGAACGGACGATTCTGGATCATATTTATCTGGAAAGTGTGGATCTGTCCGGCATGACGAAAGAAGAAGCACAGGAAGCGGTGCAGTCCCGTGTAGACGAGATTACCGGATACCAGATCATTCTTCACATGGATGACATGTCCACCGGAGTGACAGCAAAAGAACTGGGTGTTACCGGGGATAATGACGGTACGATCCGGCAGGCGATGGATGTGGGACAGGTTGGTAATGTGATCCGACGCTATAAAGTAAAGAAAGCTCTGGAAAAAGAAGACCTTCAGCTGGATATTTCCTGGCAGGTGGACAGTGACAGCATGCGGACAGCACTGGAACAATATTGTGTGCCGATGAACCGGGAAGTAGTGGATTACAACCTGACAAGAGAGAATGATCAGTTTCAGATCACGAACGGTGTCCGTGGGGTTTCTCTGAATGAGGATGCCTCTGTGGATAAATTAACGGATTATCTGGAACATGTGTGGAGAGATGGTCCGGGGAACCTGGATCTCGATGTGGAGATTACCGAGCCGAAAGGTTCTCAGGAAGAACTGGAAAAGGTAAAAGATATCCTGGGACAGGGAAGTACGGATTATTCTGCCAGCAGTGCTGCGAGGGCGACAAATGTAAAAAACGGAACCTCCAAACTGAATGGCAAAGTTATTTATCCGGGCGATGAGGTTTCCGTCTGTGATAATATGGTACCATTTACCGAAGAAAACGGGTATGAACCGGCAGCCTCTTATGCCAATGGTACGGTGGTGGAATCGTTTGGCGGAGGTATCTGCCAGGTATCTACAACGCTGTATCAGGCGGTTTTGCAGGCAGAACTTGAAGTGACGGAACGCCACAATCATTCAATGATCGTAAAATACGTGGAACCATCCATGGATGCGGCGATCGCGGAAGGAGCGAAGGATTTTCGGTTTGTGAATAATACGGAAGCGCCGATCTATATTGAAGGTTATGTTTCCGGTGGAAAGATCTATTTTAATCTATATGGACAGGAATATCGATCTGCGGACAGAACCGTTACCTATGAAAGCGAAACGCTGGAAACGATCAATCCGACAACAGAGCTGACAGCAGACTCGGAAAAAGCATTTGGCAGTATCACACAGACACAAAGTGCCCATACAGGTTACAAAGCACGCCTGTGGAAAATTGTCACGGAAAACGGGCAGCAGGTCAGCAAAGAAGAAGTAAATAACAGTTATTATCAGATGACACCGAATAAATACAAAGTCGGTGTAAAAACAAGCAGTACAGAGGCGTCCAGTGCCATGTATACGGCAATAGCAAACAACGATCTGAATCAGGTCTATGTGGTGCTGAACCGGTATGGCGGCTGA
- a CDS encoding 3'-5' exonuclease yields MEKTACPSSYVVVDLETTGLYPSQDRILEIGAVKVLDGEVTDTFCMFADPQMKIPERIRELTGITQEMVEGQPTPAEAVRAFLDFCGEQDLMGHNLIFDYSFLKHQAADQKIPFEKNGIDTLKIARILLPDLESRSLTNLCGYFQIDRAHAHRAYHDALATHELYQHLVRIAEEGQERIFQPKQLQYKVKRRGPITPAQKAYLNDLVKYHKIELDVSIDSLTKNEASRKIDTIIARYGRMKR; encoded by the coding sequence ATGGAAAAAACAGCATGTCCGTCCAGCTATGTGGTTGTGGATCTGGAGACCACGGGGCTGTATCCGTCTCAGGATCGGATCCTGGAGATCGGAGCAGTCAAGGTTCTGGACGGAGAGGTGACCGATACGTTTTGTATGTTTGCAGATCCGCAGATGAAGATTCCGGAGCGGATCCGGGAACTGACGGGAATTACACAGGAAATGGTGGAAGGACAGCCGACACCGGCAGAAGCAGTGCGGGCATTTCTGGATTTCTGCGGGGAACAGGATCTGATGGGGCATAATCTGATCTTTGATTACAGCTTTCTGAAACATCAGGCGGCGGATCAGAAAATCCCGTTTGAGAAAAACGGGATCGATACGCTGAAGATCGCAAGAATCCTGCTTCCGGATCTGGAGAGCAGGAGTCTGACGAATCTTTGCGGCTATTTTCAGATTGATCGGGCGCACGCCCACCGTGCATATCACGATGCACTGGCAACGCATGAATTGTATCAGCATCTGGTGCGGATCGCAGAAGAAGGACAGGAGCGGATCTTTCAGCCGAAACAGTTACAGTATAAAGTAAAACGGCGTGGTCCGATCACTCCGGCACAAAAAGCATACTTGAATGATCTGGTGAAATATCATAAAATAGAACTGGATGTGTCTATTGACAGCCTCACCAAAAATGAGGCATCCAGGAAAATCGATACGATTATTGCCCGGTACGGGCGCATGAAGAGGTGA
- a CDS encoding B12-binding domain-containing radical SAM protein gives MAERKHILLAAINAKYIHSNLAVYSLKAYAKKYQDRIGLAEYTINQNLDDILKGIYRDHPEVLCISCYIWNISYVKNLIREVHKVLPDTAIWLGGPEVSYDARKVLEEHPEVTGVMKGEGEVTFLELAGFYLEGISELAKIDGITYRDGDQIQENPWRGITDLSTIPFVYKDLKKFENRIIYYESSRGCPFSCSYCLSSIDKKLRFRDLELVKEELQFFLDHNVPQVKFVDRTFNCKHDHAMAIWKYLIAHDNGITNFHFEVAADLLNEEEIALIRTMRPGMIQLEIGVQSTNPDTIREIHRKMDFAQVSEVVTRVQEGHNVHQHLDLIAGLPYEDYTSFAKSFCDVYRLRPQQLQLGFLKMLKGSFMYQAAPEYGCVCQSREPYEVLYTKWLPYEDVLRLKLVEEMVEVYYNSNQFGKTLLAIEKLFDNPFALYEALGVFYDKKGYMNISHTRIRRYEILQEFLQEYVEEEQMEYYRQLMIYDLYARENMKTRPAWAKDLKAYKREIRQFYLKEEETHAYLPEYAGYDEKQLARMTHLERMDYDPDTGAREACWILFDYRSRDVLTYDAKTVKLPVVDIM, from the coding sequence ATGGCAGAAAGAAAACATATCTTGTTGGCAGCAATCAATGCAAAATATATCCATTCCAATCTGGCGGTATACAGCTTAAAGGCGTATGCGAAAAAATATCAGGACCGGATCGGTCTGGCGGAATATACGATCAATCAGAATCTGGATGATATTTTAAAGGGAATCTATCGTGATCATCCGGAGGTTTTGTGCATTTCCTGTTATATCTGGAATATTTCCTATGTGAAGAATCTGATCCGGGAAGTGCATAAAGTGCTTCCCGACACTGCGATCTGGCTGGGAGGACCAGAAGTGTCCTATGATGCGCGGAAGGTGCTGGAGGAGCACCCGGAAGTGACAGGTGTGATGAAAGGCGAAGGAGAAGTGACGTTCCTGGAACTGGCTGGATTTTATCTGGAAGGCATCTCAGAACTGGCGAAGATTGATGGAATTACCTACAGGGACGGGGATCAGATTCAGGAAAATCCGTGGAGAGGAATCACGGATCTGAGTACGATTCCGTTTGTCTACAAAGATCTGAAAAAATTTGAAAACCGCATCATTTATTATGAGTCGAGCAGAGGGTGTCCGTTCTCCTGCAGCTACTGTCTTTCCTCAATCGACAAGAAACTGCGGTTCCGTGATCTGGAACTGGTAAAAGAGGAATTACAGTTTTTCCTGGATCATAATGTGCCGCAGGTGAAATTCGTGGATCGAACCTTTAACTGCAAGCACGATCATGCGATGGCAATCTGGAAGTATCTGATCGCTCACGATAACGGAATTACGAATTTTCACTTTGAGGTGGCAGCGGATCTGTTAAATGAGGAAGAGATTGCACTGATCCGCACAATGCGTCCGGGAATGATCCAGCTGGAAATCGGTGTGCAGTCGACGAATCCGGATACGATCCGGGAGATCCACAGGAAAATGGATTTTGCCCAGGTATCCGAGGTGGTGACACGGGTGCAGGAAGGGCATAACGTACACCAGCATCTGGATCTGATCGCGGGACTTCCCTATGAAGATTATACTTCCTTTGCAAAATCCTTCTGCGATGTCTACCGTCTGCGGCCGCAGCAGTTGCAGCTGGGATTTCTGAAAATGTTAAAGGGATCCTTTATGTATCAGGCGGCACCGGAGTACGGTTGTGTCTGCCAGAGCCGGGAGCCTTACGAGGTGCTGTATACCAAATGGCTGCCATATGAGGACGTTCTGCGGCTGAAACTGGTGGAAGAGATGGTGGAAGTCTACTATAACAGTAATCAGTTCGGGAAAACCCTGCTTGCGATAGAAAAATTATTTGACAATCCATTTGCGCTGTATGAAGCGCTGGGGGTATTTTATGACAAAAAGGGGTATATGAACATTTCACATACCAGAATCCGCCGATACGAGATTTTGCAGGAATTCCTGCAGGAATATGTAGAGGAAGAGCAGATGGAATATTACCGCCAGCTGATGATTTATGATCTATACGCAAGAGAAAATATGAAGACCCGGCCGGCATGGGCGAAGGATCTGAAAGCGTATAAGAGAGAGATCCGGCAATTTTATCTGAAGGAAGAAGAGACACATGCGTATCTGCCGGAATATGCAGGATACGATGAAAAACAGCTGGCGCGTATGACGCATCTGGAACGGATGGACTATGATCCGGATACCGGTGCGAGGGAAGCGTGCTGGATCCTGTTTGATTACCGGAGCAGGGATGTACTGACGTACGATGCGAAAACGGTAAAATTACCGGTAGTTGACATAATGTAA
- a CDS encoding MerR family transcriptional regulator: protein MRTVKEISDLTGISVRTLHYYDEIGLLKPTEKSDAGYRLYDDKALETLQQILFFREFDIPLKEIKAVMDNPVLERNQLLQMQRKMLVAKKERMERLITSIDDILKGENKMDFAIFSKTEVKEMFQTMLEHMPDNMKELAVKEFGSVEEWKKHYIEAVSSEEMQKGYAKVVEWYGGKEKYLSVVNNPISKDVADSYNKRIEAVLQKLIAKRNCDVNSSEVQEVVEEYGLLMKQFSQIKEEQGFMMAQAQYYRNERIKSMTDEKYGEGTADFLAQAIEAFYK from the coding sequence ATGAGGACAGTAAAAGAAATATCAGATTTAACAGGTATCAGCGTTCGCACGCTTCACTATTATGATGAAATTGGATTGTTAAAGCCAACAGAAAAAAGTGATGCGGGATACCGGCTTTATGACGATAAGGCATTGGAAACATTACAGCAGATTTTGTTTTTCCGTGAGTTTGATATTCCATTGAAAGAAATCAAAGCTGTTATGGATAACCCGGTTCTTGAAAGAAACCAGCTTTTGCAAATGCAGAGAAAAATGTTGGTAGCAAAAAAAGAACGTATGGAACGTCTGATTACCAGCATTGATGATATTCTGAAAGGAGAGAATAAAATGGATTTTGCAATTTTCAGTAAAACAGAAGTGAAAGAAATGTTTCAAACTATGCTTGAACATATGCCCGACAATATGAAAGAACTTGCTGTCAAAGAGTTTGGAAGTGTTGAAGAATGGAAAAAGCATTATATTGAGGCAGTCTCATCAGAAGAAATGCAAAAAGGCTATGCCAAAGTTGTTGAGTGGTATGGAGGAAAAGAAAAATATTTATCTGTAGTCAACAATCCTATTAGCAAAGACGTAGCTGACAGTTACAACAAACGAATAGAAGCAGTTTTGCAAAAACTAATTGCAAAAAGAAATTGTGATGTAAATTCTTCGGAAGTTCAAGAAGTTGTTGAAGAATATGGCTTACTTATGAAGCAGTTTTCACAAATAAAAGAAGAACAAGGTTTTATGATGGCACAGGCACAGTATTATCGCAACGAAAGAATTAAGTCTATGACTGATGAGAAATATGGTGAAGGTACTGCTGATTTCTTAGCACAAGCTATTGAAGCATTTTACAAGTAA